CAGGTGGGCGGGAGCCTGGTGGTCCTCGGTGTGGTGGTTGATGCGCCAGGACAGCAACTGGGCCGGTGAGTCGGCGGTAGTCAGATCGCCTTGGCGGGCTGCTGCGGCGAGGAGTTGTTCGGGCTGCCAGCCCGCTGCTTGGGCGGTGCGCAGGGCGCGGGTGACGGCGCTGAAGGCGGGGTCCTCGATGATGCGTGCGGCGAGGTCCGGCCCGAGGACGGTGGTGGTGAGCTGGGTGTAGTGGTGGCGGGTGAGGGTGTCGGTGGCGTGGTCGTAGCGCGGGACCAGGGTGGCCAGGGATCCGGCTTCTTCCTGGCTGTTCTTGATGGTCTCGGTGGCGGTGTGCTGGGCGCCTTCGCGGGCCAGGACGCGTTCGAGGACTTCGCGGGCGGCGAAGGTGTCCGGGTCGTGGCGGGTGGCGTCGAGCTGGTCGTCGGTGTCGAAGGCGAGGAGTTCGTGGGTGACGGTGTAGATGGTGGTGCGCTCGCGGGCACGGGAGATCTGGACGTAGAACTGTTCCCGGTTCATGTCCTCGGTGACCAGCGGGTGGGCGGAGTCCACGGTGCCACCCTGGGAGCGCATCACGGTGGAGGCGTAGAGCAGTTGGACGTTGTCGCTCACGTACGCGGCTGGCAGGGTCAGGCGTCCGCCGTGGTCCAGGTGGCGCACCTTGAGTGAGCCGTCCTGGTGGCGGGCCATCACCTGCCAGGCGTCGCCGTTCTTAACGAAGTCGCGACCCCGGTTGGTGGTGATCTTCCGCGCGTTTTCGCGGGTGACGATCCAGTCCCCGCGCCCGGCCCGGTTGCCGTCGGCCAGCTGCACCCCGTCTGCCTCGACCTGCCCGGCGGTCACACGGTCTTCGCGGGCGCGGGCGGACAGGGCGGTGACATCGGTGTTGGTGGCGGTGCTGATCAAGGTGGTCTTCCCCGCCAGCATGTCCGCCTTCCACCCCTCGTAGGCGGCATCGACCATCGCTTGGCGCGACCCACCGTGGATGCGCTCACCGGCCAGGTAGAAGTCCAGGCCGGCCCCGTCGCCAACGCGGATCTTCAGCGTGGCGGCGGCCTCGTCCTTGTCGGCGAATCGGTGCAGTTCGGTCAGCTCGTAGGCGCCGACCTCGTGGTGCACCTGGCGCAGGATGCCGCCCGATTCCACGGCGGCCAACTGGCGGTAGTCGCCCAGCAGCCGCACCACCGCACCGCGGGCGGCGGCGAACTGCACCAGGGCGTCGACGTTGGCGGTGCCCGCCATCCCGGCCTCGTCCAGCAGCACCACATCCCCCGGGCGCAGCAGGAAGGAGGCGCGGCTGCGCGGCACCGGGCGGCCGGACTGGAGAGCCTGGGCGGCGGGGCCCTGGATGTACTCCCACAGGAACTTGTGCAGGTTCTCCGCCGGGCGTCCGAGGTCCTTGGCCAGGACGGCTGCGGCTGCCGCTGAGGTGGCCAGGGGGATGACGCGCTGGCCGGCCTGGGAGGCGACGTGGACGTACGCCTGCATCGCGGTGGTCTTGCCGGAGCCACCCGGTCCCAGGCCCACCACGACCATGCGGGCGTCGGTGGCGAAGCCCTCGACCAGGGCCCGCTGCCCGGGGTCCAGGGCGCGGTGGCCGCTCTCGAAGCCGTCCAGGGCGGCGGCGGTGAACGGTCCGGACAGCCCGACCGCCGTGGAGGTCTTCGCCGCACTGACGACGCGCCGCTCGGCGTCCAGGACAGCTTGGGAGGTGTAGCGGACGGCGGCGTGCTGCTCGAAGACCGAGGCCCCGTCCGAGCGCTGGAGCTCGGCGGGCTCAGAGATCAGTGCGGGTGCGGTGACCTGCACGCTGCGTTCCGGGGCCAGGGCCGCGGCCACGATCCGGGCCGTCCAATCACTGTGCTCCTCGCTGCTGGCGGGGCTGTGGTCGCGCACCAGGCGCTCGGCCTGGGCGCGCAGATTCCACACCGTCCAGGTGGATCGGCCCTCCGCCACGGCGAGGATCGCCCGGTCGGCCAGGGCGCCGAAGTCGAGCACCGGCCGCTCGCTGCCCGGGGCTGGCTGGGGCTGGTGGGCGGTGGTCGGCACAGCAGTCATGAGCTGGCCGATGGCGGCGGGTCCGTGGACCTGGATCAGGCTGCGGGTCCAGTCGGTGCGCATCTCGTTCAGGGAGCGGGCGGCCGTCTTGCCCTCGCGGGTATCGAGGTTGGCCTGCCGCGCCAGCTTGTGCGCAGCCCCCGTTCCGGGGTCGCGGCCGTGGTCGGCCCGGTAGCTGCGCAGCAGTTGTTCGTAGCGGGCTTCGATCTCGGTGCGGCGTGAGGAGAAGTGGGTGATGAACTCGGTCGGGACGCCGACGATCTCACGCACCGGCTCCTTGCTAGAGGAGCCCGGACGGGCGGCGAAGGAGACGCCGAGCCGGGCGGTGAGCTCGGTCTCGAAGCGGGTGTTGTAGAACTCGGAGGCGGCCACCGTGGTCGCGTACAGGGCCCGCGCGTCCAGTGAGCGCCACTTGCCGTCCACCCCCATGACCTTGGCTGAGACGGCGACGTGGGTGTGCAGGTTCGGGTCGCCGGCGCGGGAGTCGAAGTGGTCGAACGCGGCAGCGATCAGGCCCTTCGTCTCGATTTGGGCCTGCCCGGTTGAGCCGGTGCGGGTGAACGCGGCGTGCTGCTCCAGTAGCTCCAGCGCGGCGCCCCGGGCGGCTTCGTGGGCCTGACGCACGGCCGCGCGCACCTGGTCACGCTCGTCTAGCGCCCACAGCAGCGCGGCCGACTTCACCGGCGCGAACACGACATCGAAACCGGCCACGGCCGCGCGCTGGCGGGCGGACTCCTCACGCTGGACCTTCTTGACCTCGGTCGCGGTGGGTTCGCGCCGCGCCCGCTTCTCAAGGACCTCCAAGCGGCCGGCCACGCGGGACTTGAACGAGGCCAGGGCCTTGTACTCGGGGAAGCCCCGGCCCAGGGTGGCGCTCTTCACCGCAGCGGCCACGACCTTCTCCCGCTGCTCCTCCCCCATCCCGGCGGTGACGTTCTCCTCCAGGTAGGCGGCAATCATCCGCTCCGCGTCCGGGTGCTGCCCCAGGCCGAAGAGGTGCTTCATCTGCGCCTCGGTGACGGTCTGCCCGTCCAGGTCCAGCAGGGGTGCGCCGGCGCCCACCCAGATGCCCGCGGGGTTGCCCTTGGCGGTGTAGTAGTCGGCCGCGGACTGGCCGCGCTGGCGCTGCACGTCGCCGCCCGCGACCTGCCGCGTCAGGTAGGTGTAACCCGTCCCCGAGGTGAGCTTGTGGATGGTCATCAACGCGACCACCACTTGACTGATTGCGCCGGGATACAGCGAGGGGACGACGCTATTCGCGCCGCCTTTTCCACTGCTCCCGATCGTGTCATGGGAGCAGCTTATATCCGCGCAGCGGGCCATGCTCAGAATATCTGCAAGAGGTGTCTGGCTGGCTTCACTGATGCTGCGTACCTGCTGCTCAGAGCGTCACTGTGCTCGGATCGTGAGATTCTTCTACGGTTCACCTTCCATTGTTTCTCATTGCTTCTCATCGTTTATCCGCAGCAAGATCCGGGGGTTTCCTGACCTGGGGTTCTGCGGTTATGGTGCGGTGCATGAGTGGACGAATTGCAGCGTCGCGTTCAGCGGCGGTCAAAGCAGCACAGGCGGCGAAGGCGCAGCGAGATGCTGAGCGGCTGGAGCACGAGCGGAAGGTGGAAGCGGCGCTTGCTGACTTCTACGAAGGGATGGCGAAGGCGACTGCTCTGAGGGCGCAGGCGCAGGTTCGCGCGGCGAGGCTGATCGCGGAGGCCGAGGTCTCCGCGGTGGAGCCGGAGAGGGCGGCGAAGGAGGCGTTGCGCACGCTGGCCGGCCTGGGCGAGTCGCGAGATCAGATCGCTGAGCTGACGGGGCTCGCCATCGCGGATGTCCGGGCGGCGCTGAGCACGGCTTCGGCTTCGGCTTCGGCTAAGCGGGGCCCGGGAGGCAAGAGGGCAGCTCCGAGCGAACCGGAGCCCGCAGAGCGGAGCGGTCGTCCGTTGGATCAATCGGAGGGTCGGGAGGTGGCGAATACGTCGTTGGAGGCGGTGTCGGTGCCGCCGTGATCAAGTGCAACCGTCAGGTCGCTGTGCCTAGTCATGCCGATGCCCGGCCCCAGTCTTGCTGGGGCCGGGCATCGGCATGTCCGAGGCGAGTCGCCTATGCGATGTGCGGGACGAAGCCGCCCCGAACGTCGGCTCTGGACACCAGCTCGAAGAGGTGGGTGTCCATCAGCTCCGCGGGGGCCTGGAGGACGAGTACGCCGCCAGCTCCGGCGACTGCGTCAGCCCACTCCGTGCGTTCGGCGAGCTGCCCCTGCTCGCTGATGGTCGGGATGAGGACGCCCACGTCGCCTGGGCCGTCGAGCACGCACATGGTCGGACGGGCGAGGGCGGTCCAGTCCGCCAAGCGGACCGGTGCGCCGCCGTCGTAGAAGGCGAGCGGTGGTAGGTCGGACACGCCTTCTGCTTCGGCGGGTATCACCACGCTGGGAACGGGCGAGATCAGGAAGCGGCAGCTGTCGCCGGGGATGAGGTTGGGCACCTGGCGATTATGACCCGCACGTCCGACAGCATGACGACCACACCGGCCGCCTGCCCCACCTCAGCGCTTCCAGAAGGTGTCGAACTCGCGTGGGTGGTAGCGCTTCACGGGGGCGCCGGGATCTACCGGGCCCGGGGGCTGGTTGCTGGGGTCATCGCTCTCTTGAGCGCGCTTGATCCGCTTGCTGATGGCACTGAGGGTGACCCCGTAGTGCTCGGCGAGTTCGCTGGCGCTCTGCGGGGCGCCGCTGAGCCAACGAAGCTCGTCTGCGGTGGCCTCCCGGGGCTCGGTGATGTATCCGAGCTTGGTGAGTTCGGTGAGGAGTCGGAGGCGGGGCCAGAAGCGCGAGCGGCCGATCTTTCCGATGCTCATCGCGGCCAGCTCGGGACGGCGCATGAGGGACTTGATCGCTTCAACGTTGCGCCCCGTGAGCTCGGCGATGCCATTGATGTCGATGACATCCTCGCCGGCTGCGGTGGTCGGCGCAGGCTGCTCCGTCTCCTGGGGGATGGAGGTCGTCGCGCGAGCACCCCCCCGGGTGCTTCGGCGAGACAGCCACGCTGCGACGTCGCCGGCCCGCCGACGTCCGAGTCCATCTCCTTCGGGGAAGGGGTCCTTCGCCGAGGGTCCGTACATATTGGGGTAGGTGCTGACTGTCTTCGCGTTGAGTCCGGTGCGCTTGGCGACCTCGGGCAGGGTCAGTAGTAGATCTGGGTCCTTCACGAGTTCGCTGACATCGATTCGGCCGGCCTCGTTGTCCCGAAGCCAACCCTCGGCGCCCACCCGGGGATAGTGCTTTTGCCGTCCGGGAGTCTCGATCTCGTCGGGCCAGCCCGGCAAGGTCGTCCAGTTCCGGGCAGTCGACTCGGAGACGCCCGTCGCTTCCGCGAGCTGCTTCACGTTGATCACGTCGGGCAGTCCGGCCAGGCGGTCGGCCAGTGGCACGGGCGGGGTGTCGACTGACATCCGTGGGTCTCCTCGGTGGCTGACGGGGAAGCGATTCCTTCTCCGCTTCAACATGCACTAATTTACCTAGTGCGGGACGCGTCCTTCGGGCAGCGTCTTCGTGGGAGAAGACCGGCGACTTGCCCAAGCCGACCCATCGAGGTCGGTACGTCCCCCTCGGGGGACGTGTCGCCGGTCTTCGTCACGTCGTGCACCTGCTGCTAGGCGGCAAGGTACAGATGATGGCGGGTCGAGTCCGGTTGCCGCTGCTCGTGGACCAGTCTCTCCCACCAGCTCTCGAAGGCTGTGCGCTGCTTGGCCAGCGCTCCGGCAGGTGCGACGGCCAGGGTGCGTTCCAGGGCCGGAAAGCTGGGCCCACGAGGAACGATCTCAGCCCTGGTGATGCCGTAGCCGTCCGCACTGGCGGAAGCTCCTGCCTTGTGAGCGTGC
The Streptacidiphilus albus JL83 genome window above contains:
- the mobF gene encoding MobF family relaxase, with the protein product MTIHKLTSGTGYTYLTRQVAGGDVQRQRGQSAADYYTAKGNPAGIWVGAGAPLLDLDGQTVTEAQMKHLFGLGQHPDAERMIAAYLEENVTAGMGEEQREKVVAAAVKSATLGRGFPEYKALASFKSRVAGRLEVLEKRARREPTATEVKKVQREESARQRAAVAGFDVVFAPVKSAALLWALDERDQVRAAVRQAHEAARGAALELLEQHAAFTRTGSTGQAQIETKGLIAAAFDHFDSRAGDPNLHTHVAVSAKVMGVDGKWRSLDARALYATTVAASEFYNTRFETELTARLGVSFAARPGSSSKEPVREIVGVPTEFITHFSSRRTEIEARYEQLLRSYRADHGRDPGTGAAHKLARQANLDTREGKTAARSLNEMRTDWTRSLIQVHGPAAIGQLMTAVPTTAHQPQPAPGSERPVLDFGALADRAILAVAEGRSTWTVWNLRAQAERLVRDHSPASSEEHSDWTARIVAAALAPERSVQVTAPALISEPAELQRSDGASVFEQHAAVRYTSQAVLDAERRVVSAAKTSTAVGLSGPFTAAALDGFESGHRALDPGQRALVEGFATDARMVVVGLGPGGSGKTTAMQAYVHVASQAGQRVIPLATSAAAAAVLAKDLGRPAENLHKFLWEYIQGPAAQALQSGRPVPRSRASFLLRPGDVVLLDEAGMAGTANVDALVQFAAARGAVVRLLGDYRQLAAVESGGILRQVHHEVGAYELTELHRFADKDEAAATLKIRVGDGAGLDFYLAGERIHGGSRQAMVDAAYEGWKADMLAGKTTLISTATNTDVTALSARAREDRVTAGQVEADGVQLADGNRAGRGDWIVTRENARKITTNRGRDFVKNGDAWQVMARHQDGSLKVRHLDHGGRLTLPAAYVSDNVQLLYASTVMRSQGGTVDSAHPLVTEDMNREQFYVQISRARERTTIYTVTHELLAFDTDDQLDATRHDPDTFAAREVLERVLAREGAQHTATETIKNSQEEAGSLATLVPRYDHATDTLTRHHYTQLTTTVLGPDLAARIIEDPAFSAVTRALRTAQAAGWQPEQLLAAAARQGDLTTADSPAQLLSWRINHHTEDHQAPAHLHRPTTADAARYAALLGLAASDFTPTTAIATPAALRTIAASGSTPAGHPYVSSEELDRYVAQVAGSTGTTPATVTAHRDWPQLAATLTSAHRAGHDTTVLLDTAHARTAPGPDLLNDLAHHSRTLLVERGVPDHEQRIPAALRHRAAAHTALGEQLALQAQAEPAWPALTAALRRAETGGHQPDELLRQAAQARAVTGVDSVSQVLAWRINRYLATDPTPATELRASGRGTEQWRTLAWTLKAAENNGIDLTPAVGHEHGNRLPELMGQVRALQGAGADLRSDLPAWVAAPLADQAMNPMHRAYLSERAQLIADRFTTLAERVTTQRPDWSRDLGHAPQDPSAHADWQRHLATIAAYRDQYQITDNDPALPAGPYIETGRTGHTAYWTAAAAALAAQHLTQSTQGTNTPAPTRDDTARRTLAADLFRTLTPQEQTAVVRDLATRTGATWLTHNPTLDDTALRTPAVTQRLTTVMTEAGHLTEESRTARSAAPVDSTAPYAAPDKEPTLAERRRAGRAAEREAHREQLQHRGGRASRTANAPQRRTTPATPQQAAESRPERADVQIPRQLAQPPQQPRQDRQGPRLR
- a CDS encoding RNA polymerase sigma factor sigma-70 region 4 domain-containing protein, coding for MSVDTPPVPLADRLAGLPDVINVKQLAEATGVSESTARNWTTLPGWPDEIETPGRQKHYPRVGAEGWLRDNEAGRIDVSELVKDPDLLLTLPEVAKRTGLNAKTVSTYPNMYGPSAKDPFPEGDGLGRRRAGDVAAWLSRRSTRGGARATTSIPQETEQPAPTTAAGEDVIDINGIAELTGRNVEAIKSLMRRPELAAMSIGKIGRSRFWPRLRLLTELTKLGYITEPREATADELRWLSGAPQSASELAEHYGVTLSAISKRIKRAQESDDPSNQPPGPVDPGAPVKRYHPREFDTFWKR